In Campylobacter concisus ATCC 51562, the following proteins share a genomic window:
- a CDS encoding hemolysin family protein: protein MVILAIVFILLNAFFVLSEFSLVKVRKSRLEELIKEKKPNAQLAFEMSNKLDTYLSATQLGITLSSLALGWIGEPAVARLIEAPLKNFFNFSDILVHTVGFAIAFTLITLLHVVMGELVPKSVAIAKAETSVLKIARPLHFFWVLFSPVIKLFDILATIGLKILGIQPAKENELAHSEEEIKIIVGESLKGGVLDSFETEIIKNAVDFSDTVAKEIMTPRRDMICINKQKSFEENLQVVFESKYTRFPYIDGSKDIILGMIHIRDILQLHFSKDKEKSFDSIVRKFVIVPESLSISKVLVMMNKEQISAALVVDEYGGTAGLLTMEDIMEEVLGDFNDEHDEVDQHYKKINDNIYEFQGRYDLESVEEVLGISFDEETDQVTIGGYVFNLIGRLPVVGDKIEDENCYYEVRKMDGASISRVKVRKKIKNEEESIQS from the coding sequence ATGGTAATACTTGCCATTGTATTCATTTTACTAAATGCCTTTTTTGTTTTATCAGAATTTTCTCTTGTTAAAGTTCGTAAGTCTAGACTTGAAGAGCTTATCAAAGAGAAAAAGCCAAACGCTCAGCTTGCTTTTGAGATGTCAAACAAGCTTGATACCTATCTTAGTGCTACTCAGCTTGGCATCACACTAAGCTCACTTGCTCTTGGTTGGATCGGTGAGCCAGCAGTTGCAAGACTTATAGAAGCACCACTTAAAAATTTCTTCAACTTTAGCGATATCTTAGTTCATACGGTTGGTTTTGCGATCGCATTTACGCTTATTACACTACTTCACGTTGTAATGGGCGAGCTTGTGCCAAAGTCAGTTGCTATCGCGAAGGCTGAGACTTCAGTGTTAAAAATCGCTCGTCCACTTCACTTTTTCTGGGTGCTATTTTCTCCTGTAATTAAGCTTTTTGATATTTTAGCGACCATTGGACTTAAAATTTTAGGTATCCAGCCAGCTAAAGAGAATGAGCTAGCGCATTCTGAAGAAGAGATAAAAATCATCGTTGGCGAGAGTTTAAAGGGTGGCGTGCTTGATAGTTTTGAGACTGAGATCATTAAAAATGCAGTTGATTTTAGTGACACAGTCGCAAAAGAGATCATGACGCCAAGGCGCGATATGATCTGCATAAATAAACAAAAGAGTTTTGAGGAGAATTTACAAGTTGTATTTGAGTCAAAATACACTCGCTTTCCTTATATAGACGGCTCAAAAGATATTATTTTGGGCATGATACACATTAGAGATATTTTGCAACTTCACTTTAGCAAAGATAAAGAGAAGAGTTTTGACTCAATTGTTCGTAAATTTGTCATCGTGCCTGAGAGCCTTTCTATTTCAAAAGTGCTTGTAATGATGAATAAAGAGCAAATTTCAGCAGCACTCGTAGTCGATGAGTATGGCGGCACAGCCGGACTTCTTACGATGGAAGATATAATGGAAGAGGTGCTTGGTGATTTTAATGACGAGCACGATGAGGTCGATCAACACTACAAAAAGATAAATGACAATATTTACGAATTTCAAGGCAGATATGATCTAGAGAGCGTTGAAGAGGTTCTTGGCATAAGCTTTGATGAAGAGACAGATCAAGTAACGATCGGTGGATATGTCTTCAACTTAATCGGTCGTTTGCCAGTTGTGGGTGATAAGATCGAGGATGAAAACTGCTACTACGAAGTAAGAAAGATGGATGGAGCCAGTATCTCACGAGTCAAAGTTAGAAAAAAGATAAAAAATGAAGAGGAG